The following are encoded in a window of Ogataea parapolymorpha DL-1 chromosome VII, whole genome shotgun sequence genomic DNA:
- a CDS encoding Triosephosphate isomerase: MARQFFVGGNFKMNGSKDSIQSIVQNLNSASLPSNVQVVIAPPAPYLFWAAEHNKQPTVEVAAQNCYDKASGAYTGEVSAVALKDLGIPWVILGHSERRIIFKESDELIASKTKFALDSGLKVILCIGETLEEKKAGKTVEVCKRQLQAVLDVVSDWSNIVIAYEPVWAIGTGLAATADDAQEIHKDIRNFLSTAIGSQAESVRILYGGSVSGKNAKDFRGKDDVDGFLVGGASLKPEFVDIIKSRE; encoded by the exons atg GCTAGACAATTCTTCGTTGGTGGCAACTTTAAAATGAACGGTTCAAAGGACTCGATTCAATCGATTGTCCAGAACCTCAATTCCGCCTCTCTTCCTTCCAATGTCCAGGTCGTGATtgctcctccagctccataCCTTTTCTGGGCCGCTGAGCACAACAAGCAACCAACCGTGGAGGTGGCTGCCCAGAACTGTTACGACAAGGCTTCGGGTGCCTACACCGGAGAAGTTTCTGCAGTGGCTCTCAAGGACTTGGGCATCCCATGGGTGATTTTGGGTCACTCTGAAAGAAGAATCATCTTCAAGGAGTCTGACGAATTGATTGCTTCCAAAACTAAATTTGCGTTGGACTCTGGTCTCAAGGTGATCTTGTGTATTGGAGAGACTCttgaggagaaaaaagcCGGCAAGACCGTGGAGGTGTGTAAGAGACAGCTTCAAGCCGTGCTTGACGTCGTGTCCGACTGGAGCAACATTGTGATCGCTTACGAGCCAGTTTGGGCCATCGGTACGGGTCTGGCTGCCACTGCTGATGACGCACAGGAAATCCACAAGGACATCAGAAACTTCTTGAGCACGGCTATTGGCTCCCAGGCTGAGTCTGTTAGAATCTTGTACGGAGGCTCTGTGAGTGGCAAGAACGCTAAAGACTTTAGAGGCAAGGATGATGTCGATGGATTCTTGGTTGGAGGTGCTTCTCTAAAGCCGGAATTTGTTGACATTATCAAATCCAGAGAGTAA